In one window of Pseudooceanicola aestuarii DNA:
- a CDS encoding alpha/beta fold hydrolase, with protein MAFGYNINANGIRQHLVRHDGPSGAQKLLLVPGITSPAVTWDFVAERLAAKWEVHVLDVRGRGLSETGDLDYTLDALANDAIAVARTLDTPVLMGHSMGARIALRANTCDADAFAGHILVDPPMSGPNRRAYPSKWPWYGDSIMLAKRAITFDEMKAFCPTWSDEQIALRAEWLHTCHWGAIRQAFDGFHTDDIHQDIPGLEKPARLVIAGGATVVDADDQQEVRDLNPAIEQRIVAGAGHMIPWDDLEGFLAAVMDFEA; from the coding sequence ATGGCTTTCGGATACAACATCAACGCAAACGGCATTCGCCAACACCTTGTCCGCCACGACGGGCCGTCGGGCGCGCAGAAGCTGCTGCTGGTGCCGGGCATCACCTCGCCCGCCGTGACCTGGGACTTCGTCGCGGAGCGACTGGCCGCGAAATGGGAGGTCCATGTGCTTGACGTGCGCGGGCGCGGCCTGTCAGAGACCGGCGATCTCGACTACACGCTGGATGCGCTGGCGAATGACGCGATTGCCGTCGCCAGGACGCTGGACACGCCGGTCCTGATGGGCCATTCGATGGGCGCACGCATCGCGCTCAGAGCCAACACCTGCGACGCAGACGCCTTTGCCGGTCATATCCTCGTGGATCCGCCCATGTCGGGGCCGAACCGTCGCGCCTACCCGTCGAAATGGCCCTGGTATGGCGACAGCATCATGCTGGCCAAGCGCGCCATTACCTTCGACGAGATGAAAGCCTTCTGCCCCACATGGAGCGATGAACAGATCGCCCTGCGCGCGGAATGGCTGCACACCTGCCACTGGGGCGCGATCCGGCAGGCATTCGACGGCTTTCACACCGACGACATCCACCAGGACATCCCGGGCTTGGAAAAGCCCGCGCGTCTCGTGATCGCCGGCGGCGCCACGGTCGTCGATGCGGACGATCAGCAGGAGGTGCGCGACCTCAACCCGGCGATCGAGCAGCGCATCGTCGCCGGTGCGGGCCACATGATCCCGTGGGACGACCTCGAGGGGTTCCTTGCCGCGGTCATGGACTTCGAAGCTTAA
- a CDS encoding isochorismatase family protein, which translates to MSQDQTYAQAGFGAAVPRGTRPAVVVVDFSYGFTDPAYPTASDATAQMAQTKRLCDSARAKGFPVIFTTIAYHPGELDLLPWLKKATGMRALLQGSRLVEIDAATGIQPGDPIVEKKGASSFFGSTLGALLAGANTDTLVVCGATTSGCVRATVVDAVQSGFNVLVPADCCADRAQAPHDANLYDMHQKYADVTDADDIAEWLGGL; encoded by the coding sequence ATGTCTCAGGACCAGACCTATGCGCAGGCGGGCTTCGGTGCCGCCGTTCCGCGCGGCACCCGCCCCGCCGTAGTGGTGGTGGATTTCTCCTACGGATTCACCGATCCCGCCTATCCGACCGCGTCCGATGCGACCGCGCAGATGGCGCAGACGAAACGCCTGTGCGACAGCGCGCGGGCCAAGGGCTTTCCGGTGATCTTCACCACCATCGCCTACCACCCCGGAGAGCTGGACCTGCTGCCCTGGCTGAAGAAGGCAACGGGAATGCGCGCGCTGCTTCAGGGCTCGCGGCTGGTTGAGATCGACGCCGCCACCGGCATCCAGCCCGGCGATCCGATCGTCGAGAAGAAGGGAGCCTCGTCCTTCTTCGGCTCGACGCTGGGCGCGCTGCTGGCAGGGGCAAACACCGACACGCTGGTGGTCTGCGGCGCGACGACCTCCGGCTGCGTGCGCGCCACCGTGGTCGATGCGGTGCAATCGGGGTTCAATGTGCTGGTCCCGGCCGATTGCTGCGCCGACCGGGCACAGGCGCCGCATGACGCGAACCTGTACGACATGCACCAGAAATACGCTGATGTTACGGATGCCGACGATATCGCAGAATGGCTGGGCGGATTGTAG
- a CDS encoding (2Fe-2S)-binding protein, translated as MPRDALSFTLNGQTVICEANGSALDVLRDRYGLCGPKYGCGMGQCGACTVLVDGQVARACVLRAARLQARSVVTLEGLAGADGLHPVQAAFVEKQGAQCGYCLNGMVMTAVALLERDPDVSRGEIRQALRDNLCRCGTHQEILDAVEHAARQMRLKAENVA; from the coding sequence GTGCCCCGTGACGCCCTGTCTTTCACCTTGAACGGCCAGACCGTGATCTGCGAGGCCAACGGCTCGGCGCTTGATGTGTTGCGCGACCGGTATGGGCTATGCGGGCCGAAATACGGCTGCGGCATGGGGCAATGCGGGGCCTGCACCGTACTGGTGGATGGCCAGGTGGCGCGAGCCTGCGTGCTGCGCGCGGCGCGGTTGCAGGCACGGTCCGTGGTCACGCTGGAGGGGCTCGCGGGGGCGGACGGCCTGCACCCGGTGCAGGCGGCCTTTGTCGAGAAGCAAGGCGCGCAATGCGGCTACTGCCTGAACGGCATGGTGATGACGGCGGTGGCGCTGCTGGAGCGTGACCCCGATGTCAGCCGGGGCGAGATCCGGCAAGCGCTGCGCGACAACCTGTGCCGCTGCGGCACGCATCAGGAAATTCTCGACGCGGTGGAACACGCGGCACGGCAGATGCGCCTCAAGGCGGAGAACGTCGCATGA
- a CDS encoding molybdopterin cofactor-binding domain-containing protein has protein sequence MTGLVSIFEDRPEGRISHVQIGAGGAVVAHNGHVDLGTGIETALAQIVAEELDVPLSDVRVVLGDTAVTPNQGPTIASETIQVAALPLRRAAAQLRHWLAGQGARRLNASPDGVELRNGAVCWKDTQVSFAALVEGQELAMRLDETVPVKDVKDYRIVGQPVGKRDLPTKVVGDFQYIQDVRIDGMLHGHVIRPPYAGRDSGNFIGRALKGYDTAAIAARPGFVAVVQEGDFLGVVAETPQQARALAEALPVDWVVPPEMPDLTDLKHALKDAPSTPRALDRRGDFDRGMAEAETRLARTYVWPYHLHGSIGPSCAIAEWNDGKPVIWSGTQNPHMLQGDLATLVGLEAGSVEIKRYQAAGCYGRNCADDVCGDALLMARAVGRIVRVQLTRAQETLWEPKGAAQLMEVAGGLKDSALHAYSLDTWYPSNRGPNLSLLLTGRISPEPRPSDMGDRTTVPPYRVPNKRITVHDMAPLVRAAWMRGVSALPNTFAHESYIDEMAQEAGEDPVAFRLKHLDDPRARELVQKTAAAAGWEAGTGPRLKREGRMAYGRGFAYATYVHGTFPGTAAAAAAWVCDVTIDTLTGEVTLTRVFVGQDQGLVINPAGVTAQINGNVIQTASRVLTEEVVVDAITPAPQSWASYPIDTFDKVPEIRSMLIERPEDPALGVGESAAVPAAAAIANAIFDATGVRLREAPFTPDRMRAGLAALDGPAALPAPVAAPAAKPSKLKWIAALAGAVTLGAVAIPMARPIPPQPAPLATTFSAETLERGRQVFAAGDCAVCHTAEGGPENAGGRPMETPFGTVYTTNLTPDPETGLGMWSFAAFERAMRKGISRDGHNLYPAFPYTAFAKIDGPDMQALYAYLQTLDPVHAESPRAQMLAGTNLRPVNAAWNLMFHDAAPFRPAPEQSEEWNRGKYLVEAAGHCSACHAPRNALGAEVAVMSGAAIDGWYAPPLQGTVEGWNKNALEAYLREGHAPGRAVASGPMAEVVASLKGLPDAEISAMATYLADLAGDAPMPQVVQPDLVPGPGSRLFRSACASCHEPGLPGMTSALEPLTRSAALRAPTPEALRTILAQGIESPESLDLRDMPGFGKELSAAQTDAIIAYLRARYASDLPAFDGLEAAPVARVVKPQAAAE, from the coding sequence ATGACCGGACTGGTTTCCATTTTCGAAGACCGCCCCGAGGGGCGGATCAGCCACGTGCAGATCGGTGCAGGTGGCGCGGTCGTGGCCCACAACGGCCACGTCGATCTTGGCACCGGGATCGAGACGGCCCTGGCCCAGATCGTCGCCGAGGAACTGGACGTGCCGCTCAGCGATGTGCGCGTCGTTCTGGGTGATACGGCGGTGACGCCGAACCAGGGGCCTACGATTGCGTCGGAAACGATCCAGGTCGCGGCCTTGCCTTTGCGGCGCGCCGCGGCGCAGCTGCGGCACTGGCTGGCAGGACAGGGGGCCCGCCGGCTGAACGCGTCGCCCGACGGGGTGGAGCTGCGCAACGGCGCGGTCTGCTGGAAGGACACGCAGGTGAGCTTTGCCGCGCTGGTCGAGGGTCAGGAGCTGGCGATGCGGCTGGACGAGACCGTCCCGGTAAAGGACGTGAAGGACTATCGCATTGTCGGCCAGCCCGTGGGCAAGCGCGACCTGCCGACCAAGGTCGTCGGGGATTTCCAGTACATCCAGGACGTGCGCATCGACGGGATGCTGCATGGTCACGTCATACGCCCGCCCTATGCCGGGCGCGATTCGGGCAACTTCATCGGGCGCGCATTGAAGGGATATGATACGGCCGCGATTGCCGCACGGCCCGGTTTCGTGGCGGTGGTGCAGGAAGGCGACTTTCTTGGCGTCGTGGCCGAAACCCCGCAGCAGGCCCGCGCGCTGGCCGAGGCGCTGCCGGTGGACTGGGTCGTGCCGCCCGAGATGCCCGACCTTACCGACCTGAAACACGCGTTGAAGGATGCGCCCTCGACCCCGCGCGCGTTGGACCGTCGTGGCGATTTCGACCGGGGCATGGCCGAGGCCGAGACGCGGCTCGCCCGCACTTATGTCTGGCCCTATCATCTGCACGGCTCCATCGGGCCAAGCTGCGCAATTGCCGAATGGAACGACGGCAAGCCGGTGATCTGGTCCGGGACGCAGAACCCGCACATGTTGCAGGGCGACCTTGCCACCCTCGTAGGACTGGAGGCCGGAAGCGTCGAGATCAAGCGGTATCAGGCGGCGGGCTGTTATGGCCGCAATTGTGCCGACGACGTCTGCGGCGATGCGCTGCTGATGGCGCGGGCCGTCGGTCGGATCGTGCGGGTGCAGCTGACCCGCGCGCAGGAAACCCTGTGGGAGCCCAAGGGCGCGGCACAGCTGATGGAGGTCGCAGGCGGGCTGAAGGACAGCGCGCTGCATGCCTACAGCCTGGACACCTGGTACCCGTCGAACCGGGGGCCGAACCTGTCGTTGCTGCTGACGGGGCGGATCTCGCCGGAGCCACGCCCCAGCGACATGGGCGACCGCACCACGGTGCCGCCCTACCGCGTGCCCAACAAGCGCATCACCGTGCATGACATGGCGCCATTGGTGCGCGCCGCCTGGATGCGCGGCGTCTCGGCGCTGCCCAACACTTTTGCCCACGAAAGCTATATCGACGAGATGGCGCAGGAGGCGGGCGAGGATCCGGTGGCCTTCCGTCTGAAGCATCTCGACGATCCGCGCGCCCGCGAGCTGGTGCAAAAGACCGCCGCCGCCGCCGGCTGGGAGGCAGGCACCGGACCACGGCTGAAGCGCGAGGGGCGCATGGCCTACGGGCGCGGCTTTGCCTATGCCACCTACGTGCATGGCACCTTTCCGGGCACGGCGGCTGCGGCGGCGGCCTGGGTCTGCGACGTCACCATCGACACGCTGACCGGCGAAGTCACGCTGACCCGCGTCTTCGTCGGGCAGGACCAGGGGCTGGTCATCAACCCGGCAGGCGTCACGGCGCAGATCAACGGCAACGTGATCCAGACCGCCAGCCGTGTCCTGACCGAAGAGGTGGTTGTCGATGCCATCACCCCAGCGCCGCAAAGCTGGGCCAGCTATCCGATCGACACCTTCGACAAGGTGCCCGAGATCCGCTCCATGCTGATCGAGCGGCCCGAGGATCCGGCGTTGGGTGTCGGTGAAAGCGCGGCCGTCCCGGCAGCGGCGGCGATTGCCAATGCGATCTTCGATGCGACGGGTGTGCGCCTCCGCGAGGCGCCCTTCACCCCCGACAGAATGCGCGCCGGGCTGGCCGCGCTTGACGGTCCGGCGGCGCTGCCCGCTCCGGTGGCCGCGCCCGCTGCGAAGCCATCGAAACTGAAATGGATCGCCGCGCTTGCCGGGGCGGTGACATTGGGCGCGGTTGCCATTCCCATGGCCCGCCCGATCCCGCCGCAGCCCGCGCCGCTGGCCACGACCTTCTCCGCCGAGACGCTGGAGCGCGGGCGGCAGGTCTTTGCGGCGGGCGATTGCGCGGTCTGCCACACCGCCGAGGGTGGCCCCGAGAACGCCGGGGGCCGCCCGATGGAAACGCCCTTCGGCACCGTCTACACCACGAATCTGACCCCCGACCCCGAGACGGGCCTGGGGATGTGGAGCTTTGCCGCCTTCGAGCGCGCCATGCGCAAGGGCATCAGCCGCGACGGCCACAATCTGTATCCCGCCTTTCCCTACACCGCCTTCGCCAAGATCGACGGGCCGGACATGCAGGCGCTTTATGCCTACCTCCAGACGCTCGACCCGGTGCACGCGGAATCCCCGCGCGCGCAGATGCTGGCCGGCACCAACCTGCGGCCGGTGAACGCGGCGTGGAACCTGATGTTCCACGATGCCGCTCCCTTCCGGCCCGCACCGGAGCAGTCCGAAGAATGGAACCGCGGCAAGTACCTCGTGGAGGCGGCGGGCCACTGCAGCGCCTGCCATGCGCCGCGCAACGCGCTGGGGGCAGAGGTCGCCGTGATGAGCGGTGCCGCCATCGACGGTTGGTACGCACCGCCGCTGCAAGGCACGGTCGAGGGCTGGAACAAGAATGCACTTGAAGCCTACCTGCGCGAGGGCCATGCGCCGGGTCGCGCCGTCGCCTCGGGGCCGATGGCAGAGGTGGTGGCCAGCCTAAAGGGGCTGCCCGATGCCGAGATTTCCGCCATGGCAACCTACTTGGCCGACCTTGCAGGGGATGCGCCGATGCCCCAGGTGGTCCAGCCCGACCTGGTGCCGGGGCCGGGATCACGCCTGTTCCGGTCCGCCTGTGCCAGCTGTCACGAACCCGGCCTGCCAGGCATGACCTCGGCGCTGGAGCCGCTGACGCGGTCGGCTGCTCTGCGCGCGCCGACACCGGAGGCGCTGCGGACGATCCTGGCACAGGGCATCGAATCGCCCGAGTCGCTGGATCTGCGCGACATGCCCGGCTTCGGCAAGGAGCTGTCGGCGGCCCAGACCGACGCGATCATCGCCTACCTGCGTGCCCGCTACGCCTCCGATCTGCCCGCATTTGACGGGCTGGAGGCCGCGCCGGTGGCCCGCGTGGTGAAACCACAGGCGGCGGCAGAGTAA
- a CDS encoding ADP-ribosylglycohydrolase family protein, whose product MPDIVLSRARGCLLGLAAGDALGMPAQTLPRDAIARHYGRITAFVAPFDGHPVSHGLAAAQITDDTEQTLLLAERLLRDPEGFDAKGWAQDLLDWEAEIRAKGLADLLGPSSKAAIAALLDGVPPEQTGENGTTNGAAMRIVPVGLSVAPEVAPLVARVGQTCRVTHNTGEAIASASAVAMMVSCGVAGMDFDTALPRVLEAARAGQQVGHPRGEPDMAGRIALAIELAQQGEDALIAGIGTSVASRESVACAFGLLSMGLPLWDTLRMAANIGDDTDTIGAITGAMGGALGLALPDDVVTQLRAANAQDLDGLAAPLLALRRVAA is encoded by the coding sequence ATGCCCGACATCGTATTGAGCCGTGCGCGCGGCTGCCTTCTGGGACTGGCCGCCGGGGATGCCCTCGGAATGCCGGCGCAAACCCTTCCACGGGACGCCATTGCACGGCACTACGGGCGGATCACCGCCTTTGTCGCGCCCTTTGACGGACACCCGGTGTCGCACGGGCTCGCCGCGGCGCAGATCACCGACGATACCGAGCAGACGCTGCTGCTGGCTGAACGGCTGCTGCGCGACCCGGAGGGCTTCGATGCCAAAGGTTGGGCGCAGGACCTGCTTGACTGGGAGGCGGAGATCCGCGCCAAGGGATTGGCGGACCTTCTTGGCCCCTCGTCCAAGGCGGCGATTGCGGCGCTGCTTGACGGGGTGCCGCCCGAGCAGACAGGCGAAAACGGCACCACCAACGGCGCGGCGATGCGGATCGTGCCGGTGGGCCTGTCGGTCGCACCCGAGGTCGCGCCGCTGGTCGCCCGCGTGGGACAGACCTGCCGCGTGACGCACAACACCGGCGAGGCCATCGCGAGCGCCTCTGCCGTGGCGATGATGGTCAGCTGCGGCGTGGCGGGCATGGATTTCGACACCGCATTGCCGCGCGTGCTGGAGGCCGCGCGCGCCGGCCAGCAGGTCGGCCACCCCAGGGGTGAGCCGGACATGGCGGGGCGTATCGCCCTGGCCATCGAACTGGCGCAACAGGGCGAGGACGCGCTGATCGCGGGCATCGGCACCTCGGTGGCCAGCCGCGAAAGTGTCGCCTGCGCCTTTGGCCTGCTGAGCATGGGCCTGCCGCTCTGGGATACGCTCCGCATGGCGGCCAACATCGGCGACGACACCGACACGATCGGCGCGATCACCGGGGCCATGGGGGGGGCGCTTGGCCTCGCGCTGCCGGATGACGTGGTCACGCAGCTGCGCGCCGCGAATGCCCAGGATCTTGACGGGCTGGCTGCCCCACTGCTGGCCCTGCGCCGGGTGGCCGCCTGA
- a CDS encoding Asp/Glu racemase codes for METEIPALLRAREQISDERFTFHSSRMRMKHVTREELAKMDTDSDRCALELSDAKVDVMGYACLVAIMSMGHGYHRASQERLSGVTRANDMPSEVVTSAGALVDGLHAMGAKKIAVVTPYMQPLTDMVVDYIRNEGFEVVDSRALEISDNLAVAAYDPMNLPGIVAGMNIEEADVVVLSACVQMPSLPAVPMVEAQTGKPVLTAAIATTWQMLKAIGVPTRVPGGGALLSGAY; via the coding sequence ATGGAAACCGAGATTCCGGCGCTGCTGCGGGCCCGCGAGCAGATCTCGGACGAGCGGTTCACCTTTCATTCGTCGCGGATGCGCATGAAGCATGTGACCCGCGAAGAGCTGGCCAAGATGGACACCGACAGCGACCGCTGCGCGCTGGAGCTGTCGGATGCCAAAGTCGACGTCATGGGCTATGCCTGCCTCGTGGCGATCATGTCGATGGGCCATGGGTATCACCGCGCCTCGCAGGAACGGCTGTCCGGCGTGACCCGCGCCAATGACATGCCCTCCGAAGTCGTGACCTCCGCCGGTGCGCTGGTGGATGGGCTGCACGCCATGGGCGCGAAGAAGATCGCGGTCGTGACCCCCTATATGCAGCCGCTGACCGACATGGTGGTGGATTACATCCGCAACGAGGGCTTCGAGGTGGTGGACAGCCGCGCGCTCGAGATTTCCGACAACCTTGCCGTCGCGGCGTATGATCCGATGAATCTGCCCGGCATCGTCGCCGGCATGAACATCGAAGAGGCCGACGTCGTGGTGCTGAGCGCCTGCGTTCAGATGCCTTCGCTGCCTGCCGTGCCGATGGTCGAGGCGCAGACCGGCAAGCCGGTGCTGACCGCCGCCATCGCGACCACTTGGCAAATGCTCAAGGCGATCGGCGTGCCGACCCGCGTGCCCGGCGGCGGCGCCCTGCTCTCCGGCGCATATTGA
- a CDS encoding leucyl aminopeptidase, with product MDHASFTEICLHQLKMSGVKSDERLIVLTQGNERLDYADAFMAAGRRLGANMYHMRLPAPPVVGSWAVGQTGLAAMPEAVEALKNCDMLIDCIFLLFSPEQFAIQESGTRILTAVEPPELLARLLPTQEIREKVEIGGEMLAKAKVMRITSPHGTDVTYKLNTYPTVTEYACTDEPGRWDHWPSGFVFTGGDDDGVDGQIVVAPGDILLPQNIYVRDPITYTIEKGWVTDIRGGLDAELVKSYMDDFNDPRGMGMSHVGWGMNPHAKWHNMLPGAFPGGMGMEPRSFYGNVMFSTGPNNELGGPNDTACHLDIPMRGCSLFLDDEPVVIDGDIVVKELQMARH from the coding sequence ATGGACCACGCAAGCTTTACCGAGATCTGCCTGCACCAGCTGAAAATGTCCGGCGTCAAGTCCGACGAACGCCTGATCGTGCTGACGCAAGGCAATGAGCGCCTCGATTACGCCGACGCCTTCATGGCCGCCGGGCGCAGGCTCGGCGCGAACATGTACCACATGCGCCTGCCCGCGCCGCCCGTTGTCGGCAGTTGGGCCGTCGGCCAGACCGGTCTTGCGGCGATGCCCGAGGCGGTCGAGGCCCTCAAGAACTGCGACATGCTGATCGACTGTATCTTCCTGCTGTTCTCGCCCGAGCAATTCGCCATCCAGGAGTCGGGCACCCGCATCTTGACCGCAGTCGAGCCACCGGAGCTGCTGGCGCGCCTGTTGCCGACGCAGGAGATCCGCGAGAAGGTCGAGATTGGCGGTGAGATGCTGGCCAAGGCCAAGGTCATGCGCATCACCTCGCCTCATGGCACCGACGTGACCTACAAGCTCAACACCTATCCTACGGTGACCGAATACGCCTGCACCGACGAGCCGGGGCGCTGGGATCACTGGCCGTCGGGCTTCGTGTTCACCGGCGGGGACGACGATGGCGTCGACGGGCAGATCGTGGTGGCGCCGGGCGACATCCTGCTGCCGCAGAACATCTACGTCCGCGACCCGATCACCTACACCATCGAAAAGGGCTGGGTGACGGACATTCGCGGCGGGCTCGATGCGGAGCTGGTCAAATCCTACATGGACGATTTCAACGACCCGCGCGGCATGGGCATGTCCCATGTGGGCTGGGGCATGAACCCGCATGCCAAGTGGCACAACATGCTGCCCGGCGCCTTCCCCGGCGGCATGGGCATGGAGCCGCGCAGCTTCTATGGCAACGTCATGTTCTCGACCGGGCCAAACAACGAGCTTGGCGGGCCGAACGACACCGCCTGCCACCTCGACATCCCGATGCGCGGCTGCTCGCTGTTCCTCGACGATGAGCCGGTGGTGATCGACGGCGATATCGTCGTCAAGGAACTCCAGATGGCCCGCCACTGA
- a CDS encoding MarR family winged helix-turn-helix transcriptional regulator produces the protein MAMLEDPDYKLDEQVGFVLRKAYQRHQTIFSEANPGGLTAMQFSTLYGLAMGPGPISQNALGRLVAMDASTTKGVVARLQARGLIEMEKDMVDKRRYMLRTTEAGRALLTECVPTMKRITADTLAPLSKKEAQTLLALLSRIV, from the coding sequence ATGGCAATGCTGGAAGACCCCGATTACAAGTTGGACGAGCAGGTGGGCTTCGTGTTGCGCAAGGCCTACCAGCGGCATCAGACCATCTTTAGCGAGGCCAATCCCGGCGGGCTGACGGCCATGCAGTTCTCGACGCTGTACGGCCTTGCGATGGGACCGGGACCGATCTCGCAGAATGCGTTGGGGCGGCTCGTGGCGATGGATGCCTCGACCACCAAGGGCGTTGTGGCACGGCTTCAGGCGCGCGGCTTGATCGAGATGGAAAAGGACATGGTGGACAAGCGCCGCTACATGCTGCGCACCACCGAGGCGGGCCGCGCCCTGCTGACAGAATGTGTTCCGACGATGAAGAGGATCACCGCCGACACCCTTGCGCCCCTGTCCAAAAAAGAGGCGCAGACCCTGCTCGCACTTCTAAGCCGGATCGTCTGA
- a CDS encoding PfkB family carbohydrate kinase — protein MGALLQMTGPVVDLVYNVTALPLRGQEARCTGFAMCSGGGFNAMAAARAAGQRVVLGGSLGSGPLADRVADDLARLGIETARPRLSQDQGCCTVLLEPDGERSFVGYPGAEGAVRAENLVQIDLSGVSQVLLSGYSLHYPKAARALVDWVAALPNTIMLAFDPSPVVHLLDADLLRRVLRRADWVSANASEAAGLTGKDDPQVAAKVLAQDRQGALVRMGGDGCLLAQESVQPIAPHAVDPVDTNGAGDTHIGSFLAELSHHGDPLRAARYANIAAALSTLRQGPATPPDRNAVEAIFNDDKAGQRPSLNQETRS, from the coding sequence ATGGGGGCCCTCTTGCAGATGACCGGGCCGGTGGTGGACCTGGTGTACAATGTCACCGCCCTGCCGCTGCGTGGGCAGGAGGCGCGTTGCACCGGCTTTGCCATGTGTTCCGGCGGCGGCTTCAACGCCATGGCCGCGGCGCGCGCCGCAGGTCAGCGCGTGGTGCTGGGCGGCTCGCTCGGGTCCGGGCCGTTGGCCGACCGCGTGGCGGATGATCTTGCCCGCCTGGGGATCGAGACTGCCCGTCCGCGCCTGTCGCAGGATCAGGGCTGCTGTACGGTTCTGCTGGAGCCGGATGGCGAGCGCAGCTTCGTGGGCTACCCCGGTGCGGAAGGGGCGGTCCGCGCCGAAAACCTTGTGCAGATCGACCTGTCCGGCGTCTCGCAGGTGCTGCTGTCGGGCTATTCGCTGCACTATCCCAAGGCCGCCCGCGCGCTGGTGGACTGGGTCGCCGCCCTGCCCAACACGATCATGCTGGCCTTCGATCCTTCGCCCGTGGTGCATCTGCTTGACGCCGACCTGCTGCGCCGCGTCCTGCGCCGCGCCGACTGGGTCAGTGCCAATGCCTCCGAGGCGGCAGGTCTGACCGGCAAGGACGATCCGCAGGTGGCCGCGAAGGTGCTGGCGCAGGATCGGCAGGGGGCCCTGGTGCGCATGGGGGGCGACGGGTGCCTGCTGGCGCAAGAATCCGTCCAGCCCATCGCGCCCCATGCCGTCGACCCTGTCGACACCAACGGGGCGGGTGACACCCATATCGGCAGCTTCCTGGCGGAACTGTCACACCACGGCGACCCGCTGAGGGCCGCTCGCTACGCCAATATCGCCGCCGCGCTGTCCACCCTGCGCCAAGGCCCCGCCACACCCCCCGACCGCAACGCGGTCGAGGCGATTTTCAACGACGATAAGGCCGGTCAACGGCCATCCCTCAACCAGGAGACCAGATCATGA
- a CDS encoding GntR family transcriptional regulator: MSQTEQPAHESKSERIARLIEAEIRSGQLQDGSTLSSENSLVTRFAVSRTTVRKSLGILAEKGLIRTKVGIGSFVTYAGSVIDSGPGWSLALSASDMRTGTRILRIARIQMDLDCPTGLAGEVLAVDRLRFREETGRGLSLERARVPWRADFEILIEDGLDGGSLSQTLSARGLHPASGEEWANVLPALSPEDAALMGRTSGAPMLRLRRLTRDAAEHPIEFVESFLDPELFGLHMTF; this comes from the coding sequence ATGTCCCAGACCGAACAGCCTGCCCACGAATCCAAATCCGAGCGCATCGCGCGCCTGATCGAAGCCGAGATCCGGTCCGGTCAGCTTCAGGACGGCTCCACGCTGTCGAGCGAAAATAGCCTGGTGACCCGTTTCGCCGTCTCGCGGACGACCGTGCGCAAGAGTCTCGGCATTCTCGCGGAAAAGGGTCTGATCCGGACAAAGGTGGGCATCGGCTCCTTCGTCACCTACGCGGGCAGCGTGATCGACAGCGGGCCGGGCTGGTCGCTGGCGTTGTCCGCCTCGGACATGCGCACGGGCACGCGCATCCTGCGTATCGCGCGCATTCAGATGGACCTGGACTGTCCCACCGGCCTTGCGGGCGAAGTGCTCGCCGTGGACCGGCTGCGCTTTCGCGAAGAGACCGGGCGCGGCCTGTCGCTGGAACGGGCGCGGGTGCCGTGGCGCGCTGATTTCGAGATCTTGATCGAGGATGGTCTCGACGGTGGTTCGCTGAGCCAGACATTGTCCGCGCGCGGCCTGCATCCAGCCTCAGGCGAGGAATGGGCCAACGTGCTGCCCGCGCTGTCGCCCGAGGATGCGGCCCTCATGGGGCGCACCTCCGGAGCGCCGATGCTGCGGCTGCGCCGTCTCACCCGGGATGCCGCCGAGCATCCCATCGAATTTGTCGAAAGCTTCCTCGATCCGGAGCTATTCGGCCTCCATATGACTTTCTGA